From the genome of Triticum aestivum cultivar Chinese Spring chromosome 3B, IWGSC CS RefSeq v2.1, whole genome shotgun sequence, one region includes:
- the LOC123071921 gene encoding glycine-rich RNA-binding protein 4, mitochondrial isoform X1, whose translation MALLELLSRLRLAPLHHHLRRSLSAAAPPPHEPPPPHHAPPSQPASNKHKLFVAGLSWSADERSLTDAFSSFGTVTEVRIMYDKNSGRSRGFGFVQFSNNYEAKCAKDAMDGKVMLGRALRISFALDKVRGGPVIVPRLPTQAKQDD comes from the exons ATGGCGCTCCTGGAACTGCTCTCGCGCCTGCGCCTCGCACCTCTCCACCATCACCTCCGCCGCTCTCTCTCCGCGGCCGCCCCTCCACCACACGAGCCGCCCCCTCCCCATCATGCCCCACCGTCACAGCCGGCCTCCAACAAGCACAAGCTCTTCGTCGCCG GGCTCTCGTGGTCCGCGGACGAGCGGTCGCTGACGGACGCCTTCTCCTCCTTCGGCACCGTCACCGAAG TGAGAATAATGTATGACAAAAACTCTGGAAGGTCAAGAGGCTTTGGTTTTGTCCAGTTCTCAAATAATTATGAGGCTAAGTGTGCCAAGGACGCTATGGATGGAAAG GTAATGCTGGGGCGGGCATTACGAATAAGTTTTGCTCTTGACAAAGTTCGTGGTGGTCCAGTTATTGTTCCACGACTTCCCACG CAGGCGAAACAAGACGACTAA
- the LOC123071921 gene encoding glycine-rich RNA-binding protein 4, mitochondrial isoform X2 → MALLELLSRLRLAPLHHHLRRSLSAAAPPPHEPPPPHHAPPSQPASNKHKLFVAGLSWSADERSLTDAFSSFGTVTEVRIMYDKNSGRSRGFGFVQFSNNYEAKCAKDAMDGKVMLGRALRISFALDKVRGGPVIVPRLPTAKQDD, encoded by the exons ATGGCGCTCCTGGAACTGCTCTCGCGCCTGCGCCTCGCACCTCTCCACCATCACCTCCGCCGCTCTCTCTCCGCGGCCGCCCCTCCACCACACGAGCCGCCCCCTCCCCATCATGCCCCACCGTCACAGCCGGCCTCCAACAAGCACAAGCTCTTCGTCGCCG GGCTCTCGTGGTCCGCGGACGAGCGGTCGCTGACGGACGCCTTCTCCTCCTTCGGCACCGTCACCGAAG TGAGAATAATGTATGACAAAAACTCTGGAAGGTCAAGAGGCTTTGGTTTTGTCCAGTTCTCAAATAATTATGAGGCTAAGTGTGCCAAGGACGCTATGGATGGAAAG GTAATGCTGGGGCGGGCATTACGAATAAGTTTTGCTCTTGACAAAGTTCGTGGTGGTCCAGTTATTGTTCCACGACTTCCCACG GCGAAACAAGACGACTAA
- the LOC123071920 gene encoding protein NRT1/ PTR FAMILY 2.12: MAAEVEMGGGEALLEEGTGGTGARRGGRKPLGWRCMPFIIATETFEKVGSVGVAANLTVYLVNRYNIGKLAAANITNIFYGTLNFAPLLGAFISDAYLGRFRTLAYGSFFSLLGMLGLTLSASVPALKPPGCSQTAQLGGHCNSPSTLQLSVLYISLAFLTIGGGAIRPCSLPFGVDQFDMTDEKSRKGLNSYYNWYYGTTTAALVFSMTILIYIQNSISWPIGFGIPTFFMLMSIIILFMGTRLYVHVPPEGSIFTGIAQVLVASFKKRRLKLPHPDNINQQELLLFSPPIGGHRIFRLPLTSQFRCLNKGAIVRDGDINDDGSARNSWELCSIQQIEEVKCLLRIVPICISGIICFVALAQQFTYIILQTLTMDCHLGTHFEIPAGSVISISLIALTAFLPIYDRILVPIARRFTRVESGITLLQRQGIGLVISPISMVVAGLVEHKRRNSALSNGGKSPMSVLWLAPQLILMGIAEAFNAVGQIEFYNKQFPEQMLTLAGSLFFVTLAGANYLSTALANITRKVTTRDGHTSWLTDDINLGKLDYYFYFIALIGVLNFFYFLICSHYYQYKSMSLHAEESIKVHTKEEAEAEVDANTDAPKK; the protein is encoded by the exons ATGGCTGCGGAGGTGGAGATGGGTGGAGGCGAGGCGCTGCTGGAGGAGGGCACCGGCGGCACTGGCGCAAGGCGGGGCGGCAGGAAGCCGCTGGGGTGGAGGTGCATGCCCTTCATCATAG CAACCGAGACATTTGAGAAGGTGGGGTCAGTTGGGGTGGCAGCAAATCTCACGGTCTATCTTGTCAACCGCTACAACATTGGGAAGCTCGCGGCAGCAAACATCACCAACATTTTCTACGGTACGCTCAACTTTGCGCCGTTACTAGGCGCCTTCATCTCCGACGCCTACTTGGGAAGGTTCAGAACCCTGGCCTACGGATCCTTCTTTAGCCTCCTG GGGATGCTGGGATTGACTTTGTCTGCATCAGTTCCAGCTCTCAAACCACCAGGCTGCAGTCAGACAGCCCAATTGGGTGGTCACTGCAACAGTCCATCAACACTCCAGCTGAGCGTGCTATACATATCTCTAGCGTTTCTAACCATCGGCGGTGGAGCAATCCGACCATGCAGCTTGCCCTTTGGAGTAGACCAATTCGATATGACTGATGAAAAAAGCCGAAAGGGACTGAATAGCTATTATAACTGGTATTATGGCACAACTACTGCTGCCCTGGTGTTCTCCATGACTATTCTCATCTACATCCAGAATAGCATCAGCTGGCCAATAGGATTTGGCATTCCCACATTCTTCATGCTTATGTCAATCATCATTTTATTCATGGGCACTAGACTTTATGTCCATGTACCACCAGAAGGAAGCATCTTCACTGGAATTGCCCAAGTTTTAGTGGCATCATTTAAAAAGAGAAGACTCAAGCTTCCGCATCCTGACAATATAAATCAACAAGAGTTGCTGCTCTTCAGTCCTCCAATAGGTGGCCACCGTATTTTCAGATTGCCACTTACTTCCCAGTTCAG GTGTCTGAACAAAGGTGCGATTGTAAGGGATGGTGATATAAATGATGACGGTTCTGCAAGAAACTCATGGGAGCTTTGCAGTATCCAGCAGATAGAAGAGGTCAAATGTTTGTTAAGAATTGTGCCTATCTGTATATCTGGCATCATATGCTTCGTCGCGTTGGCTCAACAATTCACATATATAATCTTGCAAACATTAACAATGGACTGTCACCTTGGAACACATTTTGAAATCCCTGCAGGCTCTGTCATATCCATATCCTTAATCGCCCTAACTGCATTCCTGCCGATTTATGACCGAATATTGGTACCTATAGCTAGAAGATTCACCAGAGTGGAAAGTGGAATTACACTTCTTCAGAGACAGGGTATAGGATTGGTGATTTCTCCCATTTCAATGGTGGTAGCAGGGCTTGTTGAACACAAAAGGAGAAACTCAGCATTGTCTAATGGAGGAAAATCACCTATGTCAGTCTTGTGGCTTGCCCCCCAATTGATTTTAATGGGTATTGCTGAGGCCTTCAATGCAGTTGGACAAATAGAATTCTATAATAAGCAGTTTCCAGAGCAGATGCTAACCCTAGCAGGATCCCTCTTTTTCGTTACGTTAGCTGGAGCAAACTACTTGAGTACTGCTCTGGCAAACATTACAAGGAAAGTGACTACCAGAGATGGCCACACAAGCTGGTTGACAGATGACATTAATCTTGGCAAGCTTGATTATTACTTCTATTTCATTGCCCTCATAGGAGTACTGAACTTTTTCTACTTCCTTATATGCTCACACTACTATCAATATAaatccatgtcactccatgctgaAGAGTCCATCAAAGTACACACCAAGGAAGAGGCAGAAGCAGAGGTCGACGCGAATACAGATGCACCTAAAAAATAA